A single region of the Actinoplanes sp. SE50/110 genome encodes:
- a CDS encoding TetR/AcrR family transcriptional regulator, whose amino-acid sequence MISARHQLVADAALDVLARHGSRGLTHRAVDAAADLPPGSTSYYYRSRAALLSACVQRLVEHDNTELDAMASTITASDPTTLAQSLAEVLHRWLTTGRQRHLARYELTLESVRRPEVAAELRHSGSGLRQRITVILAGLHASDPPRQARWLVACIDGILFDNIAGANSNNAIDVIELNAATRDLINAVLPARDVDP is encoded by the coding sequence ATGATCTCTGCGCGGCACCAGCTTGTCGCCGACGCCGCCCTCGACGTGCTGGCCCGCCATGGTTCACGAGGCCTGACGCACCGCGCGGTCGACGCAGCCGCCGACTTACCACCTGGCTCAACGTCCTACTACTACCGGTCGCGCGCGGCTCTGCTGAGTGCCTGCGTCCAGCGACTGGTGGAACACGACAACACCGAACTCGACGCTATGGCATCCACGATCACTGCGTCGGACCCGACCACCTTGGCTCAATCCCTTGCGGAGGTCCTGCACCGCTGGCTGACCACCGGTCGACAGCGCCACCTGGCCCGCTACGAACTCACCTTGGAGTCGGTGCGCCGGCCAGAGGTCGCCGCCGAACTCCGCCATTCCGGAAGCGGCCTGCGCCAGCGGATCACGGTGATTCTCGCCGGACTTCATGCCAGCGATCCTCCCCGCCAAGCGCGATGGCTCGTCGCCTGCATCGACGGCATCCTTTTCGACAACATTGCCGGCGCCAACTCGAACAACGCCATCGACGTCATAGAACTCAATGCGGCTACGCGAGACCTCATCAATGCCGTACTACCCGCGCGCGACGTAGATCCCTGA
- a CDS encoding IS110 family transposase, whose amino-acid sequence MGQVIIGMDPHKRSATIEIINDREKILAQGRFGTDRDGYQTMLKLGRQHKDRVWAVEGCNGIGKHLAQRLVADGETVLDVPAKLSARARVFDTGQGRKTDPADAHHIAVAALRSKGLRQVAADDATVALRLLVDRRDELGRAHTDLLNRIHKLLLELLPGGAKKYLSATQARELLATIRPRDLVGRTRRRLASELISELVQVDKKTKAADKELRELVEATGSSLQDLHGIGPSGAARLIGDVADINRFASRGHFASWNGTAPIDASSGDQTRHRLSRAGNRRINRTLHIMAVVQLRNDTEGRAYYRRKLAAGKTPMEAMRALKRRLSDVVYQQMVNDAKTVETGPGGHAGATLKSSAADPIPMIDTSDKSLPGPAEPQPRTPLPTTS is encoded by the coding sequence ATGGGACAGGTCATCATCGGTATGGACCCGCACAAGCGGTCCGCGACCATCGAGATCATCAACGACCGGGAGAAGATTCTCGCGCAAGGCCGGTTCGGCACCGACCGCGACGGATACCAGACGATGCTCAAGCTCGGCCGGCAGCACAAGGACCGGGTCTGGGCAGTCGAGGGCTGCAACGGCATCGGCAAACACCTCGCCCAGCGCTTGGTCGCCGACGGCGAAACCGTCCTCGATGTCCCGGCAAAGTTGTCCGCCCGTGCCCGGGTGTTCGACACCGGCCAGGGACGCAAAACCGACCCGGCCGACGCCCACCACATCGCGGTCGCCGCCCTGCGCAGCAAGGGCTTGCGGCAAGTGGCCGCCGACGACGCGACGGTGGCGCTGCGGCTGCTGGTCGACCGCCGCGACGAACTGGGCCGCGCCCACACCGATCTGCTCAACCGGATCCACAAACTGCTGCTCGAACTACTGCCCGGCGGCGCCAAGAAGTATCTGTCCGCTACCCAGGCCCGTGAACTGCTCGCCACGATCCGCCCGCGTGACCTGGTCGGCCGGACCCGGCGCCGGCTCGCCTCCGAGCTGATCAGCGAACTCGTCCAGGTCGACAAGAAGACCAAAGCGGCCGACAAGGAACTGCGTGAGCTTGTCGAGGCGACCGGCAGCAGCCTGCAGGACCTGCACGGCATCGGCCCGTCCGGCGCAGCCCGGCTCATCGGCGACGTCGCCGACATCAACCGCTTCGCCAGCCGCGGGCACTTCGCATCCTGGAACGGCACCGCACCGATCGACGCCTCCTCCGGCGACCAGACTCGGCACCGGCTGTCCCGAGCCGGGAACCGGCGCATCAACCGCACCCTGCACATCATGGCCGTCGTCCAGCTGCGCAACGACACCGAAGGCCGCGCCTACTACCGGCGCAAACTCGCCGCCGGTAAAACCCCGATGGAAGCCATGCGCGCGCTCAAACGACGACTGTCCGACGTCGTCTACCAGCAGATGGTCAACGACGCCAAAACCGTCGAGACGGGCCCGGGAGGACACGCGGGGGCGACTCTGAAATCCAGCGCGGCCGATCCAATCCCCATGATCGACACTTCGGACAAGTCACTTCCCGGACCCGCCGAACCCCAGCCTAGAACACCACTTCCGACCACCTCTTGA
- a CDS encoding AfsR/SARP family transcriptional regulator, which produces MSTLVTTVARPAGVRQVRYGVLGRFRVGTGPDEIDPGPHKMRLLLALLLIRAGQVATPEQLIDDIWGADPPRRAVAALQVYISRLRKVLRPADGDLSIATQKNGYLVTLDMGEVDHHVFQSLLAQGRTLAREGRHAAAVTVLEEALALWRGTPLDGLHDSARVRAFATWLQELRLECHELLIGSGLALGRHRDLVGRLYGLTAEQPLREAFRHQLMIALYRSDRRADALLVFQDARAVLREQVGVEPGRALADLHFAILNGDEQLYRGLRGERR; this is translated from the coding sequence ATGAGCACACTCGTCACTACGGTCGCGCGCCCGGCCGGCGTGCGGCAGGTCCGGTACGGGGTGCTGGGCCGGTTCCGGGTGGGTACCGGCCCGGACGAGATCGATCCGGGGCCGCACAAGATGCGGCTGCTGCTGGCGCTGCTGTTGATCCGGGCCGGGCAGGTGGCCACCCCGGAGCAGCTGATCGACGACATCTGGGGCGCGGATCCGCCGCGTCGGGCGGTGGCGGCGTTGCAGGTGTACATCTCACGGCTGCGCAAGGTGCTGCGGCCGGCGGACGGCGATCTGAGCATCGCCACGCAGAAGAACGGCTACCTGGTCACGCTGGACATGGGCGAGGTGGATCACCATGTCTTCCAGTCGCTGCTGGCGCAGGGCAGGACGCTGGCCCGAGAGGGGCGGCACGCGGCGGCGGTGACCGTGTTGGAGGAGGCGCTGGCGCTGTGGCGGGGCACGCCGCTGGACGGGTTGCACGACAGCGCGCGGGTGCGGGCGTTCGCCACCTGGCTGCAGGAGCTCCGGCTGGAGTGTCACGAGCTGCTGATCGGATCGGGGCTGGCGCTGGGGCGGCACCGTGATCTGGTGGGCCGGTTGTACGGGTTGACCGCGGAGCAGCCGTTGCGGGAGGCGTTCCGGCACCAGCTGATGATCGCGCTGTACCGATCGGATCGGCGCGCCGACGCCCTGCTGGTGTTTCAGGATGCCCGGGCGGTGCTGCGTGAGCAGGTCGGCGTGGAGCCCGGCCGGGCCCTCGCCGACCTGCATTTCGCCATCCTGAACGGCGACGAGCAGTTGTACCGGGGGCTCAGAGGCGAACGCCGGTGA
- the mftR gene encoding mycofactocin system transcriptional regulator (MftR, the mycofactocin system transcriptional regulator, is an uncharacterized TetR family DNA-binding transcription factor. Its role is inferred by context. It occurs as part of the biosynthesis locus for mycofactocin, a partially characterized electron carrier derived from the terminal Val-Tyr dipeptide of the precursor peptide MftA, through a radical SAM enzyme-mediated process.), translated as MATHQDASAAKSRSGRPQITSRDHLEKVAFRLFAESGFDATTIDGISDAAGIGRRTFFRYFASKNDLVWGDFDGELAVFRAWFAAVPADRPMLDAIRHGVIAFNTYPAAQVALHRERMALILRVPSLRADSTLRFVQWRQVIADFVAARRGGRPDELYPVTIGHCALGAALAAYEVWLEDETADLPALLAESLRVLTGPHHHA; from the coding sequence ATGGCAACGCACCAGGATGCTTCCGCGGCCAAGTCCCGGTCCGGCCGCCCGCAGATCACCTCCCGGGACCATCTGGAGAAGGTGGCGTTCCGGCTGTTCGCGGAGAGCGGCTTCGACGCCACCACGATCGACGGGATCAGCGACGCGGCCGGCATCGGGCGGCGTACCTTCTTCCGCTACTTCGCCTCGAAGAACGACCTGGTCTGGGGTGACTTCGACGGCGAGCTGGCGGTGTTCCGGGCCTGGTTCGCGGCGGTGCCGGCCGACCGGCCGATGCTGGACGCGATCCGGCACGGGGTGATCGCGTTCAACACCTACCCGGCCGCGCAGGTGGCGCTGCACCGGGAGCGGATGGCCCTGATCCTGCGGGTGCCCAGTCTGCGGGCCGATTCGACGCTGCGGTTCGTGCAGTGGCGGCAGGTGATCGCGGATTTCGTGGCGGCCCGGCGCGGCGGCCGCCCGGACGAGCTCTACCCGGTGACGATCGGTCACTGTGCACTGGGCGCGGCGCTCGCCGCGTACGAGGTCTGGCTGGAGGACGAGACCGCCGACCTGCCGGCGCTGCTGGCCGAGTCCCTGCGGGTGCTGACCGGCCCGCACCACCACGCGTGA
- a CDS encoding flavin reductase family protein, with translation MAAGLTERTSIAGFREAMASFPSGVTIVTTTDQDGHWCGFTATSFCSLSMDPPLVLVCLARTARCHPGFRTARSWVIHTLTPGQAGLAMRFADRTADKFGGGEFVANAQGHPVLPGACAIVECDAYSQHEAGDHTILIGRVTAARVQAAEPAVYFRRGFRELSS, from the coding sequence ATGGCAGCAGGACTGACCGAACGGACGTCGATCGCCGGGTTCCGCGAGGCGATGGCGTCCTTCCCCAGCGGCGTCACCATCGTCACCACCACCGACCAGGACGGCCACTGGTGCGGCTTCACCGCCACCTCGTTCTGCTCGCTCTCGATGGACCCGCCGCTGGTGCTGGTCTGCCTGGCCCGCACCGCGCGCTGCCACCCCGGCTTCCGGACCGCGCGATCCTGGGTGATCCACACGCTGACGCCGGGCCAGGCCGGGCTGGCGATGCGGTTCGCGGACCGGACGGCGGACAAGTTCGGCGGCGGCGAATTCGTGGCCAACGCGCAGGGACACCCGGTGCTGCCCGGCGCCTGCGCCATCGTCGAATGCGACGCGTACTCGCAGCACGAGGCGGGCGATCACACCATCCTGATCGGACGGGTCACCGCCGCCCGGGTGCAGGCGGCCGAGCCGGCCGTCTACTTCCGGCGCGGCTTCCGCGAACTGTCCTCCTGA
- a CDS encoding proline iminopeptidase-family hydrolase, with product MPTAKGTVAFGPHRTWYRVTGQLGAGRPALVVLHGGPGITHDYLKNIADLAADGWPVVHYDQLGNGGSTHLPERGADFWTPALFLAELDNLLTGLGIADDYVLLGHSWGGMLGAAHAATRPAGLRGLIVANSPASYPLWLQEMKVLRDRLPDGVNDTLLRHEAAGTVDDPEYLAASRAFYERHVCRRVPWPSDYMASFYELYNDPTVYRTMNGPTEFHVIGTLRDWSVIDLLPSVAVPTLVISGRHDEATPATLQPYLDLVPDVRWELFEESSHTPNLEEPDRFREVLGAFLSELTRSPRWQQD from the coding sequence ATGCCGACAGCCAAGGGAACCGTCGCGTTCGGCCCGCACCGCACCTGGTACCGGGTGACCGGGCAGCTCGGCGCCGGCCGCCCCGCCCTCGTCGTGCTGCACGGCGGGCCCGGGATCACCCACGACTATCTGAAGAACATCGCCGACCTGGCCGCCGACGGCTGGCCGGTGGTCCACTACGACCAGCTCGGCAACGGCGGGTCGACCCACCTGCCGGAGCGCGGCGCCGACTTCTGGACGCCCGCACTGTTCCTCGCCGAACTCGACAACCTGCTCACCGGGCTCGGGATCGCCGACGACTACGTGCTGCTCGGGCACTCCTGGGGCGGCATGCTCGGCGCCGCGCACGCCGCCACCCGCCCGGCCGGGCTGCGCGGCCTGATCGTCGCCAACTCGCCGGCGTCCTACCCGCTCTGGCTGCAGGAGATGAAGGTCCTGCGCGACCGGCTCCCGGACGGGGTGAACGACACCCTGCTGCGGCACGAGGCGGCCGGCACCGTCGACGACCCCGAATACCTGGCGGCGAGCCGGGCGTTCTACGAGCGGCACGTGTGCCGGCGGGTGCCCTGGCCCAGCGACTACATGGCCTCGTTCTACGAGCTGTACAACGACCCGACCGTGTACCGGACGATGAACGGGCCGACCGAATTCCACGTCATCGGCACGCTGCGCGACTGGTCGGTCATCGACCTGCTGCCCTCGGTCGCGGTGCCCACCCTGGTGATCAGCGGGCGGCACGACGAGGCCACCCCGGCCACCCTCCAGCCGTACCTCGACCTGGTGCCGGACGTGCGCTGGGAGCTGTTCGAGGAGTCCAGCCACACGCCGAACCTCGAGGAGCCGGACCGTTTCCGCGAGGTGCTCGGCGCCTTCCTCAGCGAGTTGACAAGGAGCCCGCGATGGCAGCAGGACTGA